One genomic region from Actinomycetes bacterium encodes:
- a CDS encoding ATP-binding protein, with product MADRAGGLRLAWERRDGDSAFCAVRELRSGRVAIALGCVDGDASGRSASHLAAALRAAGDDDLPPARALDDAGDALYRLDPAAIARCAYAVHDPVDGSLELALAGDLGVLLVDGASAVAPGEAGPPIGGASTGGRRQSVRAWPADATLVLCTGPLDPRAWQRWWRGGVSPHVEGLPGLLLDRLPAAGAAVLAARPDALLAPRVATLPLTAEPAGVRRAREFVARTLQEWGLAGDQVERARLVASELATNAVRYGGEQLSVHLALGPERLAVEVRDATSELPRGATPGGEAEGGRGLLLVGSLAQDWGARPLHPHGKAVWCRLPGASPQPSHE from the coding sequence GTGGCGGACCGAGCAGGCGGCCTCCGGCTGGCCTGGGAGCGTCGTGACGGGGACTCCGCCTTCTGCGCCGTCCGCGAGCTTCGCTCGGGTCGGGTCGCCATCGCCCTCGGCTGCGTCGACGGCGATGCCTCGGGCCGATCTGCCAGCCATCTCGCGGCTGCCCTGCGCGCGGCCGGCGACGACGACCTGCCCCCCGCCCGCGCGCTCGACGACGCGGGGGATGCGCTGTACCGCCTCGATCCCGCGGCGATCGCCCGTTGCGCCTACGCCGTCCACGACCCGGTCGACGGCTCGCTCGAGCTGGCCCTGGCCGGGGACCTCGGCGTGCTGCTCGTGGACGGCGCCTCGGCGGTGGCGCCCGGCGAGGCGGGTCCGCCCATCGGCGGCGCCTCGACGGGGGGACGTCGGCAGAGCGTCCGCGCCTGGCCGGCGGACGCGACGCTCGTGCTGTGCACGGGTCCGCTCGACCCCCGCGCCTGGCAGCGCTGGTGGCGCGGCGGCGTGTCGCCGCACGTCGAGGGTCTGCCGGGCCTGCTCCTCGACCGGCTGCCCGCGGCCGGCGCAGCCGTGCTCGCCGCCAGACCGGACGCCCTCCTAGCGCCCCGCGTGGCGACCCTGCCTCTGACCGCCGAGCCGGCGGGGGTCCGGCGCGCCCGCGAGTTCGTCGCGAGGACGCTGCAGGAGTGGGGTCTGGCGGGCGACCAGGTGGAGCGGGCCCGGTTGGTGGCCAGCGAGCTGGCCACCAACGCCGTCCGCTACGGCGGGGAGCAGCTCTCGGTCCACCTCGCCCTCGGCCCCGAACGGCTGGCGGTCGAGGTCCGTGACGCGACCTCGGAGCTGCCGCGCGGCGCGACGCCGGGCGGTGAGGCCGAAGGCGGGCGCGGCCTGCTGCTCGTCGGGTCGTTGGCCCAGGACTGGGGCGCCCGCCCG